One Nerophis lumbriciformis linkage group LG19, RoL_Nlum_v2.1, whole genome shotgun sequence DNA segment encodes these proteins:
- the LOC133619051 gene encoding uncharacterized protein isoform X2 → MKQPQPPHLKEDEEVPWCPNTKEEEEEPHLPHIKEEQEERCISQEGERFEGLDEFPVICVIVKNEEEIKGESEEREVEPQSSSSTQHMTREADGDHCEGTQANNLLAPLSESEDTTSHSSDTDDENSKAELTQFWCLKGRIVSIPGCGLWTNTILTGGGEAWHSNYTFN, encoded by the exons ATGAAGCAACCACAGCCCCCCCACCTTAAAGAGGATGAGGAGGTACCATGGTGCCCCAAcactaaagaggaagaggaggagccgcATCTCCCCCACATCAAAGAGGAACAAGAGGAACGctgcatcagtcaggagggagagcgTTTTGAAGGGTTGGACGAGTTCCCAGTAATTTGTGTCATTGTGAAGAATGAAGAAGagatcaaaggtgaaagtgaggagagagAGGTGGAGCCTCAAAGCAGTAGCTCAACTCAGCACATGACaagagaagctgatggagaccactgtgaaGGAACTCAAGCAAACAACCTCCTAGCTCCACTATCAGAGAGTGAGGACACAACATCACACTcttctgacactgatgatgagaaCTCTAAAGCGG aaCTAACTCAGTTTTGGTGTTTGAAGGGCAGGATCGTGTCGATCCCTGGCTGTGGGCTGTGGACAAATACTATTTTAACTGGTGGCGGGGAGGCTTGGCACTCCAATTATACTTTCAACtaa
- the LOC133619051 gene encoding uncharacterized protein isoform X1 — MKQPQPPHLKEDEEVPWCPNTKEEEEEPHLPHIKEEQEERCISQEGERFEGLDEFPVICVIVKNEEEIKGESEEREVEPQSSSSTQHMTREADGDHCEGTQANNLLAPLSESEDTTSHSSDTDDENSKAGMTCHSDNTHFKCAHCDKTFNYHSDLKTHMRKHTGEKPFKCSVCGRRFTRKGSLTTHMRIHTGEKPFLCSVCGTSFTRKGNLTTHMRTHTGEKSFVCSVCGKSFTLKGTLTTHMKIHTGEKLFKCSSRNESFIEKGNLARHMTKHSDKPFSCSVCNKSFSGRGILVTHMRIHTGDRPFICSVCGKGFTHKGNLTTHTKIHTGEKLFSCSVCGISCVQKVHLKEHMRTHTGEKPFVCSVCGKSYTQRGTLTTHMKIHNAVKPFSCSSCNEHFSEEKDLVRHMRIHTGENQFICSVCGKGFGRKPQLKRHMRIHTGEKPFSCSSCNKSFSERTNLLTHMRLHTGEKPFICSICGKSFIQKISLTTHTRLFHVQAAAKASVI, encoded by the coding sequence ATGAAGCAACCACAGCCCCCCCACCTTAAAGAGGATGAGGAGGTACCATGGTGCCCCAAcactaaagaggaagaggaggagccgcATCTCCCCCACATCAAAGAGGAACAAGAGGAACGctgcatcagtcaggagggagagcgTTTTGAAGGGTTGGACGAGTTCCCAGTAATTTGTGTCATTGTGAAGAATGAAGAAGagatcaaaggtgaaagtgaggagagagAGGTGGAGCCTCAAAGCAGTAGCTCAACTCAGCACATGACaagagaagctgatggagaccactgtgaaGGAACTCAAGCAAACAACCTCCTAGCTCCACTATCAGAGAGTGAGGACACAACATCACACTcttctgacactgatgatgagaaCTCTAAAGCGGGTATGACATGTCATagtgacaacacacactttaaatgtgctcactgtgacaaaacctttaaTTACCATTCTGATCTAAAAACACACATGCGaaaacacacaggagagaaaccatTCAAATGCTCGGTTTGCGGGAGACGTTTCActcgtaaaggatctttgacaacacacatgagaatacacaccggagaaaaaccattCCTGTGCTCAGTTTGCGGGACGAGTTTCACACGCAAGGGAAATTTGacaacacacatgagaacacacacaggcgaGAAATCGTTCGTTTGCTCAGTTTGTGGGAAAAGTTTCACTCTCAAAGGAACATTGACAACACACATGAAAATACACACTGGTGAGAAACTTTTTAAATGCTCGAGCAGGAATGAAAGTTTTATTGAAAAAGGAAACCTTGCCAGGCACATGACAAAACACTCTgataaacctttttcttgttcagtaTGCAACAAAAGCTTCAGTGGACGAGGGATCCTTGtgacacacatgagaatacacaccggcGATAGACCATTCATATGctcagtttgtggcaaaggctTCACTCATAAAGGAAATttgacaacacacacaaaaatacatactggagagaaactgtTTAGCTGCTCAGTATGTGGTATAAGTTGTGTACAAAAAGTTCATttaaaagaacacatgagaacgcacacaggtgagaaacctttcgtATGTTCAGTATGTGGTAAAAGTTACACCCAGAGAGGAACTTTGACCACACACATGAAAATACACAACGCTgtgaaacctttttcatgttcaagctGCAACGAACACTTTAGTGAAGAAAAAGACCTTGtaagacacatgagaatacacactggagaaaatcaATTCATATGCTCCGTTTGCGGTAAAGGTTTCGGTCGGAAACCTcagttgaaaagacacatgagaatacacacgggGGAAAAGCCTTTTTCGTGTTCAAGCTGCAATAAAAGTTTCAGTGAACGCACAAACCTTTTAACACACATGAGACtacacactggtgagaaaccATTTATATGCTCAATTTGTGGTAAAAGTTTCATTCAGAAAATAAGTTTGACAACACACACAAGACTTTTTCATGTTCAAGCTGCAGCAAAAGCATCAGTGATCTAG